The Paenibacillus spongiae nucleotide sequence GCTCCCACGATAACTATGCTTTTCATTGGTTTAGCTTTCGTAGGTATGCTTGCGGTCGTGACACAGTTGTTAGTATCGTTCGCTTCCACTTTGGCTGCCCAAGCCGAACGAGGAAGAATAGTTGGCTTTGTGACAAGCGGCGTAGTGATCGGAATTCTGCTCGCAAGAACATTTGCCGGTGTATTAACCGATCTCGCTGGCTGGCGTTCGGTCTATCTCGTCACTGCAGCTTTGATGCTCATTATGTCTGGCGCTTTATACCGGGTACTCCCCCATTATAAATATGAAAGAGAATCGCTATCCTATCCACAGCTGCTTCGTTCGGTGTTCAATTTGTTTGTTCAGGAAAAGGTCTTGCGCATCCGCGTCATTTTGGCTTTGCTGATATTTACTGCATTTAGTACGTTGTGGACTTCGTTGGTGCTTCCTCTTACTTCGCCTCCACTATCTCTTTCGCATACCGCTGTTGGTGCACTTGGTCTCGCCGGCGCTGCTGGAGCATTAGCGGCAGCTCGGGCAGGGCGGTACGCCGATCGTGGTTTGGGACAGCGAACAACGGGCATTGCGCTGACTCTGCTGTTGGCATCATGGTTACCCATCCGTTATACCGAATACTCGTTGTTCGTCTTGGTCATTGGCATTGTCCTTCTTGACGCGGCGGTACAAGCTATACATGTAACGAACCAGAGTTTGATCTTTAACGTGCGCCCTGAGGCACGAAGCCGGCTCACCGCCGGGTACATGATATTCTATTCCATTGGCAGCGCCACCGGATCAATCGCTTCGACCAATATCTACGCATACGCAGGTTGGAACGGAGTGAGCCTGTTTGGTGCCGCTGTCAGTGCTTTAGCCCTCCTATTTTGGGCATTAACTTGCCGCAAGCCGACAGTCAAATAAAAACAATAGCTACAATCATACTGGATTAGCTGCTATTGCTGCTGCCGCTGTTGTCCTTGTCGCTCATTGCTCATGATCGCCTTATCCCCTTAACCGTATTTTTTATTTAACGGAATCAAGATCGGCTGCATTCGGCAGCCATTTTATTGAAGCAACTACATTGACTTAAGGTATGCCTTGTGATAATTTTGAGTTACCAAAATACGGAAAGAGGTGAAGTGCGATGAAAACCATTCAAACTATGATCAATAAACGATTACGAAGTGTTTCATCTCGCTCATCTTTTCGGTATAGGCTTTTCATGAAGAATAGCTGATAGACATGTTTTTTAACTTAAAGAACATGTTTTCAGTGAAAAGCTAAGACCATGGTCAGATGATGCCATGGTCTTTTTTTGCGTTTCATAAACAATGAAAGGGGCAGATGATTTTCAACAAGATCAGAATCGCTTACGGTGAGGTACTTGAACATTTCAAACCGATATTAAGGAATGCTTACCAGCGCATATACAGCTATCAGCTGGATCGTACAACTGAAAATGAATCACAAATGCGCGAAGCCATTAATGCGACAAGGGAGATATTGGAGTTCTTCGCAAACCATTTGCCTTATTCAAAGGCCAAATATATATTTGCCCTGAGAAGACTGGATGAAATGGCTCCGTTTGACCTCATTATGTGTTTCGATCAAGCGATCTTTGAAATGCATGTATGGGAAACGCTAAATGAACTGAGGATCAAGAAAGGAGAATGGGCCAAAAACAACACTTGGAGCAAAGAGCTTCGCGATTTATTGAATGAACGGCAAGAAGTTCGCCATAATGATAACTTGAATGTTGAAGAGGAATTTTTAATAAGCGGCACCCCGGCATCTAGAGGAAGTGCCCAAGGACGGGCCTGTATCGCTTTGGATAAAGAACATTTTCATAAAATTGCTAAAGGGGATATTCTTGTTACAACGATGACAACCCCCGAATTTATTGAGGTAGCCCATCTGATTTCCGGCCTCATTACAGATCGTGGCGGTGTCGTCTGCCATGCGGCGATTTTAGCCAGAGAGTTCAATATTCCTTGCGTCGTAGGATGTCGAACTGCAACGACAACCATCAAGGATGGCGATCAAATTCGTATGGACGCGATCTCTGGAATTGTCGTGAGTGTGATTCAATGAATCGGAAGCACATTTGCAACGTTGGGTCGAATAAAATAAAAGCCTCGTGACGATTACGTCACGAGGCTTTTATTTTAACACCAGCTAGAATGGCTGCGGAGAATAGAATACCGTCGATTTAATATCCAAATAGATCTTCGTTAATTTTCACGGCTTCTTCGTAATTTCTAGCAGGTGCAGATATATGCAGGTCCTTTCCCGTCCAACTGGTCTCACCAATCTTCTCCATTACCCATATGTTCAATTGGGCAAATTGATCCGAAATCACCAGAGAACCTAAAGGCCTTGATACAAGAGATCCGTTTACGTCAACATGATAATAATATAAGTTATCATCATAAAAATCGTTATTCCACTGACTGAAGTCTAAATCAATCAAGTTATACGTTTTGGTGAATTCATACTTATCAATGATGATTTTGCCGCGGAAGGTTTGCTTGCGGAACAGCGGTTTTGTTAGCATTCCTTTTACTTTGATTGTTATTGCTTCTGCACTTTCAGGCTTGCCTGCCCGATATTCCATAGCAGGATACGCAAGATCGATCTTTTGGGGGAATTGATATAAGTAAAGGAACAAAGAAACGGCTGCACCTAGTAACACGGCACAAGTTATAATTCCTTTCAGCCTTCTTTTTACCCATTCTATAATACCTCATCCCCTTTATCGGCCATGATTCTAAGTATCCTGCTCAATCATGTACTAGGACAGCTGGGCCGTGCTATTTCGAATCATTAGCCGTGTGACGCTTCTTTCAGCTTGACCGCCGACCAATCGGTCCGGTAAAAGCGGATCATGATCGACAGCCCCATGAACATAAGGAACGTATATAATGCCAGCCATGCGCCCACGCTTCCCCACTCCAACACGTTGATGAAGATATAGGCAAGCGGCACGAACAGCAGCCAGCTGGCGGCAAGCGATATTTTGAGCAAAAATGTCGTATCCCCGAGGCCTCGCAATCCGCCCGCGTAGAAATTCAGCAGTCCGTCGAAAATTTGCAGATAAGCCGAGATCATAATCAGAAACGCCGCCACTTCATAGACGGCCGGATCGGAGGAATATAACCGCGCAATCGGTTCGGCCAGGAATGTCTCTACCGTTCCGAGTATGATCAGAAAAATCGTTCCCAGGATCGCCGTATCCGTCCCTGCCCTCCTGCCCAGGTAGGCCTTGCCCTGCCCGACATATTGGCCGACCAGAATCGTGGCGGTCGCACCGAAGGCGAATGCCGGCATGAAGCCGAACGCCATGACGCTGAGCGCGACCTCGTTCGCCGCCAGCGCCGTATCGCCCAGCCGGGCTACAAAGGCGGTGAAGATGAACATCGATAAGCTGAGCGAGAACTCCTGCGCGCCCAGCTTACCGCTTTCCTGCAGCAGCAGCTTCATTTCCGGCCAGTTAAACTTCACAAGTTGGCGGGTGTTGAACCGCTTATGCAGGACGAAATAAAAGACGATCACACACACCAGCAGCTGAACCGCTTCACCGACCAGCACCGCTGCTCCTGCTCCGGTCAGACCAAGTTCAGGAAAACCCCAATGCCCGAAAGTAAGCGTGTATGTCAGAAAGATCATGATCAGATTGCTGATCAGTGCGATAACCATCGACAGCCGGGTCGCCCCGATCCCGCGCAGAAATCCGTGGAACACAAAGTTAATGATCCCGAAGGACATCGCAAAGAAACGGAGTTCAAGATAATAAGCGCCTTCCCTGACGAGATCCGCCGAGCCTCCGGTCAACCGCAGGATATCATCGGAGAGCGACAAGCCCACGACGGCGGTCAGCACCGCAAAGATCAGACATAAATAAAAGGCGAGATACGTCCGCTGGATCCCTTTCTGCATATCGTTCGAACCGAAATTCTGGGCAACCAGATAATTCACTGTATGACCGATCCCGGAGAAGATTGCAAAAGCGTTGTACATAATAATGTTGGAGACGCCGACGATTGCGATAATCAGGAAGCCGAGATCGCCCACCAGAATCAGATTGATCGTTCCCGTCACGGTAGCGGTGGCGAAGGACACCAGTGACGGAATGGCTAGAAGCAATATTTTTTTCCAATTTTGCAGCATACGTGTTGTTAGCCTCTTTTCAGCAGATGGTATACCCTTCTTTCGACATCGAAGGACCACTTCCTTTCTTTTGTAAGTTTAATCCGCGAACATAATTCTCCTGTATAACGTTGGAGCCCGGCCTGTCAAGAAAAAAAGCCGCTCCCATTAGCGGCCTTACTGTCAATGATCCACATGCCTATTAGGATTTAGCATCATGCAACATGGCCGCGGCGCACGGAGAGCACGAGGGTCATTGAAGCGTAATGAACTTGCCCTTTTATGGATAGCATGGCCAGCCATCGCCTAAAGATCGTGACCGACCGCAGTTATCAAGAAAGCTCTCCGTTTAGAAGCTTAAATAAAGCTTGAGTGCCGCTGTCCGCTTCTCCTTTATCTGCAAGCTCATCATACAAAGATTTAGCCAAATCGAGACCGGGGGTGAGGATTCCCATTTCTTTGGCAGCATCAAGCGCAATCCTCATATCTTTAATAAAGTGTTTTACGTAGAATCCGGGCTCGAAATCTCCGCTCATCATCCGCGGGGCCAGATTACTGAGCGACCAGCTTCCAGCCGCTCCCGTTTCAATGCTTTTCAACACGGTTTCCGGATGAAGTCCGGCTCTTTGGGCATATACCATCGCTTCGCAGACCCCAATCATATTCGATGCGATCGCAATTTGGTTGCACATCTTGGTATGCT carries:
- a CDS encoding PEP-utilizing enzyme, giving the protein MIFNKIRIAYGEVLEHFKPILRNAYQRIYSYQLDRTTENESQMREAINATREILEFFANHLPYSKAKYIFALRRLDEMAPFDLIMCFDQAIFEMHVWETLNELRIKKGEWAKNNTWSKELRDLLNERQEVRHNDNLNVEEEFLISGTPASRGSAQGRACIALDKEHFHKIAKGDILVTTMTTPEFIEVAHLISGLITDRGGVVCHAAILAREFNIPCVVGCRTATTTIKDGDQIRMDAISGIVVSVIQ
- a CDS encoding MFS transporter; this translates as MSRHAALFFAIACGLAVSSIYYAQPLLDSLANEFGIEQSSVGIVITVTQICYALGLFLLVPLGDLLNQRRLIISMMLLSVLALIVVGTAPTITMLFIGLAFVGMLAVVTQLLVSFASTLAAQAERGRIVGFVTSGVVIGILLARTFAGVLTDLAGWRSVYLVTAALMLIMSGALYRVLPHYKYERESLSYPQLLRSVFNLFVQEKVLRIRVILALLIFTAFSTLWTSLVLPLTSPPLSLSHTAVGALGLAGAAGALAAARAGRYADRGLGQRTTGIALTLLLASWLPIRYTEYSLFVLVIGIVLLDAAVQAIHVTNQSLIFNVRPEARSRLTAGYMIFYSIGSATGSIASTNIYAYAGWNGVSLFGAAVSALALLFWALTCRKPTVK
- a CDS encoding MATE family efflux transporter, with protein sequence MLQNWKKILLLAIPSLVSFATATVTGTINLILVGDLGFLIIAIVGVSNIIMYNAFAIFSGIGHTVNYLVAQNFGSNDMQKGIQRTYLAFYLCLIFAVLTAVVGLSLSDDILRLTGGSADLVREGAYYLELRFFAMSFGIINFVFHGFLRGIGATRLSMVIALISNLIMIFLTYTLTFGHWGFPELGLTGAGAAVLVGEAVQLLVCVIVFYFVLHKRFNTRQLVKFNWPEMKLLLQESGKLGAQEFSLSLSMFIFTAFVARLGDTALAANEVALSVMAFGFMPAFAFGATATILVGQYVGQGKAYLGRRAGTDTAILGTIFLIILGTVETFLAEPIARLYSSDPAVYEVAAFLIMISAYLQIFDGLLNFYAGGLRGLGDTTFLLKISLAASWLLFVPLAYIFINVLEWGSVGAWLALYTFLMFMGLSIMIRFYRTDWSAVKLKEASHG